The Lysinibacillus sp. FSL W8-0992 genome contains the following window.
CTTCATCTATAGAAGAAACTCCTTATAAAGAACGTCCAGTACCGTTTTACAATTGGTTGAAAGAACGTGATCGCCTTCCACAATCAATTAGTAGACCGACTTTGGATAATTGGCTTGAATGGTAAGTGTATGCTCTTTCTCATACCCGATATTGCGCCCGATTGATTACCCTATGGGAATTAGATGAGGCATGAATGGAATGCAATTGTATCAAGGTTTCAAGCTTTATTTTAATATGCTCATTTCATGCAACTCTTACTATCGTAAGAGAACCGTGACGACAATGAATTGAAGAAGGGATGAAAGTGTGCTGTTTGAAATCTTAACAACTGGATTAATGGGAGGAATTGCATTGAAAGCTTTTTCTCAACACAAGGGACTGTCAACAAATGAAAGCGGAAAGATTCAACGTATTATTTCACTTGCTGGATTGAATGTTAAAGATGGTAAGGACACATTGGCCACTCAACTTATTAAAAAGAATAAGCATGAGTGGGGTTGGGAATATAAGTACCGTATCCCATTAGGTCGCTCATTCAGTGATTATGAAGCGAAGCGAAAGGTCTTAGAGGATGGGCTGAACAATCGTAAGAAGAACATTGCCTTTAATGATTTACGTCAATTAAATTTCAGCGGAGATCTTCTTCCTCAGCTTCAACAATTGTGGAAGGCAAAACTAAAGGAGCAAAAAGAAATTGAATTGGCTTATGATGGCTTACTAATTGTAAGAGTGTACGATAAACCACTCACTAAAGAAGTGTCATTCATGCCAGGTAAAGGATGGAGAGTACCTGTAGGAGTCACAAGAGCACGTAACGAGTTTAAGTATCATGACTTCGAAATGGTGCCACATGTCGTCCTTGGTGGTGCTACTCGTTATGGCAAGTCTAATTTCATCAATTCAACTATTTGTAGTCTTATGCAAAGTAATCCTGACCACGCTAACTTTTATTTAATCGATTTAAAAGGCGGAGTGGAATTGTGCGACTATGAAAATATTAAACAAACAATTTCCATTGCATATGAGCCACAAGAAGCCCTCCACACTTTACAGATGGCATACGACAAGATGCGTGATATTCAACGTGATTTAAAACGAATGGGTAAAAAGAGTGTCCAACATGCGGGTATTAAAGACCGTTATTTTGTCATTGTGGATGAAGTAGGTGAATTAAATCCATCTGAGGCAGTAACAAAGGAAGAAAAGAGATTAAAACTAGAATGCCAAACAATCATGAGCCAAATAGCGAGACTAGGTGCTGGGCTAGGCTTTCGACTAGTCGTAGCAACACAATATCCAGTAGGTGACGTTATCCCTCGACAAGTTAAACAAAATGCAGATGCGAAGCTATGCTTTAGAGTGCAATCAGCCGTTGCATCACGTGTTGTACTGGATGCGGAAGGGGCAGAGTCTTTACCAATGATTAAAGGTAGGGCGATATACCAAACAGCAGATAAACGAGAAATACTTCAAACATCACTAATCACATCACAAATTATCCACGATACTATACAACCTCATATCATCGAAAAGAAAGGGGAGCGCGTT
Protein-coding sequences here:
- a CDS encoding FtsK/SpoIIIE domain-containing protein, producing the protein MLFEILTTGLMGGIALKAFSQHKGLSTNESGKIQRIISLAGLNVKDGKDTLATQLIKKNKHEWGWEYKYRIPLGRSFSDYEAKRKVLEDGLNNRKKNIAFNDLRQLNFSGDLLPQLQQLWKAKLKEQKEIELAYDGLLIVRVYDKPLTKEVSFMPGKGWRVPVGVTRARNEFKYHDFEMVPHVVLGGATRYGKSNFINSTICSLMQSNPDHANFYLIDLKGGVELCDYENIKQTISIAYEPQEALHTLQMAYDKMRDIQRDLKRMGKKSVQHAGIKDRYFVIVDEVGELNPSEAVTKEEKRLKLECQTIMSQIARLGAGLGFRLVVATQYPVGDVIPRQVKQNADAKLCFRVQSAVASRVVLDAEGAESLPMIKGRAIYQTADKREILQTSLITSQIIHDTIQPHIIEKKGERVEETAIKPRRTDTVTFEEV